ATGCAAAGCGTGTAAAAAGACATTTACCGACCTTACACATACAGCTTTATATCGAACTCGTCGTCTTAACCAATGGATGAAGTTTATCGAGTGTATGATAGAAGGATATTCATTACGTAAGTCTGCTGAATTGATTGGCAATGTTACTCACGTCACATTATTTTATTGGAGACACAAGCTCTTATCTTCGTTAAAACAATTGGAAATATCAAACTTTGAAGGTATCGTTGAAATGGACGAGACCTATTTCTTGTACTCAGAAAAAGGACAGAGAAAAATTAAAGATAGAAAGCCCCGCAAGCGTGGTGGTTCTGCAAAGAAACGTGGTATAAGCAATGAACAAGTATGTGTTCTAGTTGCAAGGGACCGTGACAAAATGACTTTTTCACAGGTATTAGGAATGGGTAGATTAACAAAAGAACAATTGGACAAAGCTATCGGTCATAAACTTTCAAGTGAAAATATATTATGTACCGATTCTTGGCGTGCCTTTAAAACATACGCTGCTGAAAAAGGAATGGTTATTTAT
This genomic stretch from Bacillus andreraoultii harbors:
- a CDS encoding IS1595 family transposase — encoded protein: MRATVILKAIQKLNPAEKHRLREYLIDALTASSSTGTVLQEISERKNKNGYRCPDCESEHIVRFGKYSTIVEGEEVKKQRYRCKACKKTFTDLTHTALYRTRRLNQWMKFIECMIEGYSLRKSAELIGNVTHVTLFYWRHKLLSSLKQLEISNFEGIVEMDETYFLYSEKGQRKIKDRKPRKRGGSAKKRGISNEQVCVLVARDRDKMTFSQVLGMGRLTKEQLDKAIGHKLSSENILCTDSWRAFKTYAAEKGMVIYQFKSDGKVRTKGLYHIQNVNNYHRRLKGWIQRFNGVATKYLNNYLVWFQVLESIQHQRNEVTMNDLIIRGNLTQNSETFDTIRLNKIVI